In Thermodesulfobacteriota bacterium, the genomic stretch TCATATCTAACCTCCATTTCTAAGTCCCTTAATCTCGTGCCTAAATAGTGGCGAGAAACAAAAGGAGTAAAAATGGACAGTTTTACCATTAATCACCAATCTCAAGCATGAATCCTCACACTTCCAAATCCAGTTGTTATTTGTTACTATTGAGAATATTTTTTGTACAAATCCTTCGAAAGGAGTAACCCAATGGCAGAAGAGGCTAAAACCATTTTAGACCTTCTTAAAGAAAAAAGAGCATTTTCTCCCCGAAAAGACTTCGTTGAAAAGGCCTATATAAAAAGTGACTCAGTTTATAAAAAAGCGGAGCGTAACCGGGAGGCATTCTGGGAGGGTTTTGCAAAGGAGCTTCACTGGTATAAGAAGTGGAAAAAGGTGCTCGATTGGAAAGCGCCATACTCCAAGTGGTTTGTTGGAGGGAAAATAAACGTC encodes the following:
- a CDS encoding acetyl-coenzyme A synthetase N-terminal domain-containing protein; this encodes MAEEAKTILDLLKEKRAFSPRKDFVEKAYIKSDSVYKKAERNREAFWEGFAKELHWYKKWKKVLDWKAPYSKWFVGGKINV